In the Gossypium raimondii isolate GPD5lz chromosome 9, ASM2569854v1, whole genome shotgun sequence genome, one interval contains:
- the LOC105800658 gene encoding carboxyl-terminal-processing peptidase 2, chloroplastic isoform X1, producing the protein MEVLASSSASSTYPLFTLDNPNKPFSFTFNPIIISQVHPWKSFPGKKIEARLLCRILCKRTNLEHSGSWRSSTNAICKHKFVFHALCRLDKNFTSQSGLFAIRHGHLLRSWNTSSHQKVISHSQKIREHFSVVFVRLVAAMLLVTSASVALSNTRSWALSEENLLFLEAWRTIDRAYIDKTFNGQSWFRYREDALRNEPMNNREETYMAIRKMLATLNDPFTRFLEPEKFKSLRSGTQGALTGVGLSIGYPTESEGSRTGLVVISATPGGPANQAGISSGDIILEIDNASTESVGIYEAAERLQGPEGSSVELTVQTGPEIKHLTLTRAKISLNPVKSRLCEVPGSEKNYPKIGYIKLTSFNQKASAAVKEAIDTLRSNNVNAFVLDLRDNSGGLFPEGIETAKIWLDKGVIVYICDNRGVRDIYDTDGSSAIAASEPLAVLVNKGTASASEILAGALKDNKRAVLFGEPTYGKGKIQSVFQLSDGSGLAVTVARYETPGHNDINKVGVIPDHPLPNSFPKDDDGFCGCLQDPASACYVNNVQLFKR; encoded by the exons GCTCCTCTGCATCTTCTACATACCCTCTTTTCACTTTAGATAACCCCAACAAACCATTTTCTTTCACATTCAACCCCATCATCATTTCTCAG GTTCATCCATGGAAATCTTTTCCTGGTAAGAAGATTGAAGCTCGATTATTGTGTCGGATTTTGTGTAAACGGACGAATCTCGAACACTCTGGAAGTTGGCGCAGCAGTACTAATGCGATTTGCAAGCACAAGTTTGTGTTTCACGCACTCTGCAGACTGGATAAAAACTTTACATCTCAGTCTGGTTTATTTGCAATAAGGCATGGGCACCTACTTAGATCCTGGAATACAAGTAGTCATCAAAAGGTGATTAGTCATTCGCAAAAGATCAGAGAACATTTCTCGGTTGTTTTCGTTCGCTTAGTTGCTGCTATGTTGCTGGTTACTTCTGCTTCCGTTGCTCTAAGCAACACGCGCTCAT GGGCGCTTTCTGAAGAAAATCTCCTCTTTCTAGAGGCATGGAGAACGATAGACCGTGCATATATTGACAAAACTTTCAATGGACAAAGTTGGTTTCGTTACAGAGAAGATGCACTTCGAAATGAACCGATGAACAATAGAGAAGAGACAT ACATGGCTATAAGAAAGATGCTCGCAACACTGAATGATCCTTTCACTAGGTTTCTAGAGCCCGAGAAGTTCAAGAGTTTGCGG TCGGGTACTCAAGGGGCTCTTACAGGTGTAGGGCTATCGATTGGTTACCCAACAGAATCTGAAGGATCACGAACTGGGCTCGTTGTTATTTCAGCTACTCCCGGAGGCCCCGCAAATCAGGCCGGCATTTCATCTGGCGATATTATCTTGGAAATAGATAATGCAAGCACGGAAAGCGTGGGCATCTATGAGGCAGCAGAGAGATTGCA GGGACCAGAAGGAAGTTCCGTGGAATTAACAGTTCAAACTGGACCTGAAATAAAGCACTTAACTCTCAC GCGAGCAAAGATTTCACTAAATCCTGTAAAATCAAGGCTATGCGAAGTTCCTGGTTCGGAAAAGAACTACCCGAAAATCGGTTATATTAAGCTAACATCATTCAACCAAAAGGCTTCCG CTGCTGTCAAGGAAGCGATCGATACTTTAAGGAGTAATAACGTTAATGCCTTTGTGTTGGACCTTCGTGATAATAG CGGTGGGCTTTTCCCTGAAGGAATCGAAACCGCCAAGATCTG GTTAGACAAAGGCGTGATTGTGTATATTTGTGATAATCGTGGTGTTCGAGATATATACGACACGGATGGAAGCTCAGCAATAGCAGCTTCAGAACCCCTAGCTGTACTG GTGAACAAGGGTACTGCAAGTGCAAGTGAAATTTTAGCTGGTGCATTGAAAGATAATAAGCGTGCAGTATTGTTCGGAGAACCGACATACGGGAAAGG CAAGATCCAATCGGTTTTTCAGCTATCTGATGGCTCTGGATTGGCTGTTACCGTAGCTCGTTACGAGACACCTGGACACAATGATATCAACAAG
- the LOC105800658 gene encoding carboxyl-terminal-processing peptidase 2, chloroplastic isoform X2, whose protein sequence is MEVLASSSASSTYPLFTLDNPNKPFSFTFNPIIISQVHPWKSFPGKKIEARLLCRILCKRTNLEHSGSWRSSTNAICKHKFVFHALCRLDKNFTSQSGLFAIRHGHLLRSWNTSSHQKVISHSQKIREHFSVVFVRLVAAMLLVTSASVALSNTRSWALSEENLLFLEAWRTIDRAYIDKTFNGQSWFRYREDALRNEPMNNREETYMAIRKMLATLNDPFTRFLEPEKFKSLRSGTQGALTGVGLSIGYPTESEGSRTGLVVISATPGGPANQAGISSGDIILEIDNASTESVGIYEAAERLQGPEGSSVELTVQTGPEIKHLTLTGGLFPEGIETAKIWLDKGVIVYICDNRGVRDIYDTDGSSAIAASEPLAVLVNKGTASASEILAGALKDNKRAVLFGEPTYGKGKIQSVFQLSDGSGLAVTVARYETPGHNDINKVGVIPDHPLPNSFPKDDDGFCGCLQDPASACYVNNVQLFKR, encoded by the exons GCTCCTCTGCATCTTCTACATACCCTCTTTTCACTTTAGATAACCCCAACAAACCATTTTCTTTCACATTCAACCCCATCATCATTTCTCAG GTTCATCCATGGAAATCTTTTCCTGGTAAGAAGATTGAAGCTCGATTATTGTGTCGGATTTTGTGTAAACGGACGAATCTCGAACACTCTGGAAGTTGGCGCAGCAGTACTAATGCGATTTGCAAGCACAAGTTTGTGTTTCACGCACTCTGCAGACTGGATAAAAACTTTACATCTCAGTCTGGTTTATTTGCAATAAGGCATGGGCACCTACTTAGATCCTGGAATACAAGTAGTCATCAAAAGGTGATTAGTCATTCGCAAAAGATCAGAGAACATTTCTCGGTTGTTTTCGTTCGCTTAGTTGCTGCTATGTTGCTGGTTACTTCTGCTTCCGTTGCTCTAAGCAACACGCGCTCAT GGGCGCTTTCTGAAGAAAATCTCCTCTTTCTAGAGGCATGGAGAACGATAGACCGTGCATATATTGACAAAACTTTCAATGGACAAAGTTGGTTTCGTTACAGAGAAGATGCACTTCGAAATGAACCGATGAACAATAGAGAAGAGACAT ACATGGCTATAAGAAAGATGCTCGCAACACTGAATGATCCTTTCACTAGGTTTCTAGAGCCCGAGAAGTTCAAGAGTTTGCGG TCGGGTACTCAAGGGGCTCTTACAGGTGTAGGGCTATCGATTGGTTACCCAACAGAATCTGAAGGATCACGAACTGGGCTCGTTGTTATTTCAGCTACTCCCGGAGGCCCCGCAAATCAGGCCGGCATTTCATCTGGCGATATTATCTTGGAAATAGATAATGCAAGCACGGAAAGCGTGGGCATCTATGAGGCAGCAGAGAGATTGCA GGGACCAGAAGGAAGTTCCGTGGAATTAACAGTTCAAACTGGACCTGAAATAAAGCACTTAACTCTCAC CGGTGGGCTTTTCCCTGAAGGAATCGAAACCGCCAAGATCTG GTTAGACAAAGGCGTGATTGTGTATATTTGTGATAATCGTGGTGTTCGAGATATATACGACACGGATGGAAGCTCAGCAATAGCAGCTTCAGAACCCCTAGCTGTACTG GTGAACAAGGGTACTGCAAGTGCAAGTGAAATTTTAGCTGGTGCATTGAAAGATAATAAGCGTGCAGTATTGTTCGGAGAACCGACATACGGGAAAGG CAAGATCCAATCGGTTTTTCAGCTATCTGATGGCTCTGGATTGGCTGTTACCGTAGCTCGTTACGAGACACCTGGACACAATGATATCAACAAG